One window of the Tachypleus tridentatus isolate NWPU-2018 chromosome 10, ASM421037v1, whole genome shotgun sequence genome contains the following:
- the LOC143230622 gene encoding uncharacterized protein LOC143230622 encodes MAPPGVLTLNVNQVPMLVQQPVTGHTLFTLPVSSQLLLPNFSAQGATLVSVPPTEASGCDIEPLPGEQYHVVTPNMQTVVPVNSGRVQAVLLPMASSSVSPRGQLHTVYLSDSSSVLDAGRQVHTILVPSNGGGNDIQQFQTLLLPVNDSTAESSQQVQTLIVPANSALPNQGTVLQTVLAPSVNVETQPDHSAHTLVLQDMNLAGLGNALNHIQGVTPNAVAMADPNCPLQVLLATSATNSSEPTQQQETVVAIPVSKLLVSGEPKSGTTSQSVGVLADSRSNSNNLLLYLPQEGLIVEVPSDQNEEKARQWYQDSEIVCRGLAALRQVLTQLLSFENITLNSPTGNSSQQTFQIFPVDIAYEEQTENAA; translated from the coding sequence ATGGCTCCCCCTGGAGTACTTACTCTAAACGTAAATCAAGTTCCGATGCTTGTACAACAACCAGTCACAGGTCATACCCTCTTTACCCTTCCAGTTAGCAGCCAACTTCTACTACCCAACTTCTCGGCCCAAGGGGCAACTCTTGTTTCTGTCCCTCCAACCGAGGCCAGTGGCTGTGATATTGAACCTCTTCCAGGTGAACAGTACCACGTGGTTACTCCCAACATGCAGACAGTAGTGCCAGTGAACAGTGGCCGTGTTCAGGCTGTACTTCTTCCCATGGCCAGCTCTTCTGTAAGTCCCAGAGGACAACTTCATACAGTTTATTTGTCAGATAGTAGCTCAGTACTTGATGCTGGGAGACAAGTTCATACTATCTTAGTTCCTAGTAATGGTGGAGGAAATGATATCCAACAGTTCCAGACGCTTTTGTTGCCTGTTAATGACAGTACTGCAGAGTCCAGCCAGCAAGTACAGACATTAATAGTTCCTGCCAACAGTGCTCTTCCTAACCAgggaactgttcttcagacagtTTTAGCACCATCTGTAAATGTGGAGACGCAGCCTGATCATTCAGCACATACACTTGTTTTACAAGATATGAACTTGGCAGGTTTAGGAAATGCATTAAATCATATCCAAGGTGTTACCCCAAATGCAGTGGCGATGGCAGACCCAAACTGCCCCTTGCAAGTTTTACTGGCCACTTCTGCCACAAACTCCTCAGAACCGACCCAGCAGCAAGAAACTGTAGTGGCAATCCCAGTATCCAAATTGCTTGTGTCTGGTGAACCAAAGTCTGGTACTACTTCCCAGTCAGTGGGTGTATTAGCAGACTCTCGGTCCAATTCTAATAATCTGCTTCTCTATTTGCCCCAGGAAGGGCTTATTGTTGAAGTGCCTAGTGatcaaaatgaagaaaaagcACGTCAGTGGTACCAAGATTCTGAAATTGTGTGTCGAGGACTTGCGGCTTTAAGGCAGGTGTTAACACAGCTtcttagttttgaaaatataacactGAACAGCCCAACAGGGAACTCATCACAACAGACTTTCCAGATATTCCCTGTAGATATAGCGTATGAAGAACAAACCGAGAATGCTGCTTAG
- the LOC143230623 gene encoding ceramide-1-phosphate transfer protein, whose product MLRIPNATSLVEEMSFYEKVTNNSGTNDYFDARFVCESFERCMEDVGGLSLDSYLKGYMELYRFFGFLGSVFSFVASDIISKINILENYQKSEVGGHYKTIQSMIDYESSNNLLKDETQPSGARTLLRLHRALEFIASFIGNLDVLCDDDATSTAAQESYNKTLSKFHPWLIKKGALLAMYTLPTKRQLLRKVTGNQPPPDTCIVMKKLGEVALEVYKRTQQLYEENDLLDLP is encoded by the exons ATGTTACGAATTCCGAATGCTACTAGTCTGGTTGAGGAAATGTCCTTTTATGAAAAGGTAACTAATAACTCAGGAACAAATGATTATTTTGATGCTAGATTTGTCTGTGAATCGTTTGAAAGATGTATGGAGGACGTCGGTGGATTAAGTTTGGATAGTTATTTGAAGGGGTATATGGAACTGTACAG aTTTTTTGGGTTTCTGGGTTCAGTGTTTTCATTTGTTGCATCTGACATTATTAGCAAAATCAACATTTTGGAAAATTACCAAAAATCTGAAGTGGGAGGACATTATAAAACCATTCAGTCCATGATAGACTATGAAAGTTCCAACAACCTTCTGAAAGATGAGACACAGCCTTCTGGAGCAAGGACGCTCCTCAGACTCCATCGTGCTCTTGAGTTCATTGCATCATTTATTGGAAATCTAGATGTCCTTTGTGATGATGATGCAACTTCCACTGCAGCTCAAGAGAGCTACAATAAAACTCTGTCAAAGTTTCATCCATGGCTGATTAAGAAGGGAGCGCTTCTAGCTATGTACACATTGCCAACGAAACGTCAGCTTCTGAGGAAAGTGACTGGCAACCAGCCTCCACCAGATACATGTATTGTAATGAAAAAGTTAGGTGAAGTGGCTCTTGAAGTTTATAAGAGAACCCAGCAATTGTACGAAGAGAATGATTTATTGGACCTaccttaa